The following proteins are encoded in a genomic region of Vibrio spartinae:
- a CDS encoding iron chelate uptake ABC transporter family permease subunit — MTNLFSPPETSCHDVKISRQRAMLPTRRSSPSGKLIALLLALLMICTVSIFVGAKSISPSMVMDVLLANTDSTESLIIVESRFPRTVIGLLVGAALAVAGCLIQSITRNPLADPGILGVNAGASFFVLTGVVLLGNQSMPEHLWLAFFGALITSVFVYFVGTYKEARVNPLKITLAGVAIGALLAGVSSSITLMNPMAFDQMRFWDAGSLDIRDLSLASMAVLPIIFGILLALVISPALDNLSLGEDIAQGLGTNVKLVQLAALFSIALLCGCSTAIAGPIGFIGLMIPHIARRLSGPNQLWLTLYAILLGPLLIISADIVGRVIAVNEIRVSIVTAFVGAPVLIYLARQVTSFGKL, encoded by the coding sequence ATGACCAACTTATTTTCACCGCCTGAAACATCCTGTCACGACGTAAAAATCTCCAGACAACGCGCCATGCTCCCGACACGACGATCCAGTCCGTCAGGCAAACTCATCGCGCTGCTACTCGCGCTCCTGATGATCTGTACGGTGAGCATCTTTGTCGGTGCCAAAAGTATCTCACCCAGTATGGTGATGGATGTTTTACTCGCCAACACTGACTCAACTGAAAGTTTGATCATTGTTGAGAGCCGATTCCCGAGAACCGTGATCGGCTTACTCGTCGGTGCGGCTTTGGCTGTCGCGGGGTGCTTAATTCAATCCATCACGCGCAATCCCCTTGCCGACCCGGGGATTCTGGGTGTCAACGCCGGGGCAAGTTTCTTTGTGCTGACCGGGGTAGTGTTACTCGGGAACCAAAGTATGCCAGAGCATCTCTGGCTGGCGTTTTTCGGCGCGTTGATCACCAGTGTTTTTGTGTATTTTGTTGGCACGTACAAAGAAGCCCGCGTCAATCCGCTCAAAATCACATTAGCCGGAGTGGCTATCGGGGCGCTCCTCGCGGGGGTGTCTTCGTCGATCACCCTGATGAATCCGATGGCATTTGATCAAATGCGTTTTTGGGATGCCGGATCACTGGATATCCGCGATCTGTCCCTCGCATCCATGGCGGTGTTACCGATTATATTTGGCATCCTCCTCGCTCTCGTGATTTCCCCGGCATTAGATAACCTCTCGCTCGGTGAAGACATTGCGCAAGGTTTAGGCACCAATGTGAAATTAGTACAGCTTGCCGCTTTGTTCTCGATTGCCTTGCTGTGCGGCTGTTCAACAGCGATTGCCGGCCCCATTGGCTTCATCGGTTTAATGATCCCGCATATTGCCCGGCGTCTGTCGGGCCCGAACCAACTCTGGCTCACACTGTATGCGATTTTACTCGGCCCGCTACTGATCATCAGTGCCGATATTGTCGGCCGGGTTATCGCCGTCAATGAAATCCGAGTCTCGATTGTGACAGCTTTTGTCGGTGCGCCTGTGCTGATTTATCTGGCACGTCAAGTCACCTCTTTTGGTAAACTCTAA